The Candidatus Zixiibacteriota bacterium genome includes a window with the following:
- a CDS encoding GNAT family protein codes for MKNEKNLKRPHFLEGARIFLTPLSIEDTDLNFAWDNDPELSYLDGGVFRPKSIEKTRDEISKAVLNNKMLIFSIIIIESGEHMGNIVLFNMSEYNRSAHWGIKIDKIFWRQKYATEAARLLIRYAFKSLGLNKLRSGAHENNIGSIRLQESLGFIKEGVFRKERYIRGEYYDDIRFGMLKEEFEKLLWANK; via the coding sequence ATGAAAAATGAAAAAAATCTCAAACGACCACATTTTCTTGAAGGGGCAAGGATTTTCTTAACCCCTCTTTCAATTGAGGATACAGATTTAAATTTTGCCTGGGATAATGATCCGGAATTATCTTACCTGGACGGTGGTGTATTCCGGCCAAAATCAATTGAAAAAACCAGAGATGAAATTTCCAAGGCCGTGCTTAATAACAAGATGTTGATATTCAGTATTATTATTATAGAGAGCGGCGAACATATGGGCAATATTGTCCTTTTTAACATGTCTGAGTACAATCGAAGCGCGCATTGGGGAATAAAAATTGATAAAATATTCTGGCGACAAAAATATGCAACTGAAGCTGCCAGACTTTTAATCCGTTATGCTTTTAAGAGTTTGGGACTGAATAAATTGCGTTCCGGCGCCCATGAAAATAATATCGGTTCGATCAGACTTCAGGAAAGCCTGGGCTTTATAAAGGAAGGTGTTTTTAGAAAGGAGCGTTACATTCGCGGCGAATATTATGATGATATACGATTTGGCATGCTTAAAGAAGAGTTCGAAAAATTGCTTTGGGCCAACAAGTAG
- a CDS encoding phosphotransferase, whose protein sequence is MDSISEKTFAQHKDKILINAARYFDKNPDELKRLGSFESFVFEFERNSREYILKITHSLHRNENQILGELDWTNYLSEHGISVAQPIQSLNKKWVERIDVDDSYFLIYAFEKVRGHHISEDDWDDSLFIKWGKITGRMHALTKKYKPIKPEFRRIDVFNDGFFNWKNIELEKYKFPRVLKQCHDVIDDMKRLPRDDNSFGLIHTDLHQMNFFIDNGDMTIFDFDDCAYNWFAHDIAIPLFYELQSNRFEPRDATFARRFFANFMEGYSSENQINAIWLKHIPLFMKMREIDCYLVLNSEMALDENNWDRIFMKGRREKIENGVPVVDIDFTIFS, encoded by the coding sequence ATGGATTCAATTAGTGAAAAGACATTCGCACAACATAAAGACAAAATATTAATAAACGCTGCTCGTTATTTCGATAAAAATCCTGATGAACTCAAACGCCTCGGCTCATTTGAGAGTTTTGTTTTTGAATTTGAACGCAATAGTCGGGAATACATATTAAAAATCACTCATAGTCTGCATAGGAACGAAAATCAGATTCTCGGCGAGTTGGACTGGACTAATTACTTATCAGAACATGGAATCTCAGTTGCTCAACCGATTCAGTCTCTAAATAAAAAATGGGTCGAGCGAATCGATGTGGATGATTCATACTTCCTGATCTATGCTTTTGAAAAGGTAAGAGGACATCACATCAGCGAAGATGATTGGGACGATTCTCTCTTTATCAAATGGGGAAAAATAACGGGACGAATGCATGCCCTCACAAAAAAATACAAACCGATTAAGCCAGAGTTTAGGAGAATTGATGTATTTAATGATGGCTTCTTCAATTGGAAAAATATCGAACTGGAAAAATATAAATTCCCCAGAGTGTTAAAGCAATGCCATGATGTAATTGATGACATGAAACGATTACCGAGAGATGACAATTCCTTCGGTCTGATTCACACCGATCTTCATCAGATGAATTTCTTTATCGACAATGGCGACATGACGATTTTTGATTTTGACGATTGTGCCTACAATTGGTTTGCTCACGATATAGCGATTCCCTTATTTTATGAATTGCAGTCGAATCGTTTTGAGCCTCGTGACGCGACCTTCGCGCGGCGATTCTTTGCCAATTTCATGGAAGGTTATTCTTCTGAAAACCAAATTAACGCGATTTGGCTAAAACATATCCCCCTCTTTATGAAAATGCGGGAGATTGATTGTTATCTTGTTTTAAATTCAGAAATGGCTTTAGATGAAAATAATTGGGACCGCATATTCATGAAAGGACGCAGGGAAAAAATCGAAAACGGTGTACCGGTAGTAGATATTGATTTTACAATATTTTCTTAG
- a CDS encoding MATE family efflux transporter has protein sequence MSDQAKFISNRKPVEKKLTDHTEGSIIGSILKMGLPSMIGFGLGNIYSLVDMYWVSSLGPEAVAALTIAGPMLWVAHSANHIVGVGSVAIISRRYGEKNVERTERSIKDTILLKWIAALFFGFIGYLLTPWALGLLGAEGEVHEIGVIYSRIIFIGLGFNFATYSVFTSMRGTANPNIAMALMISLSVFNIILDPFMIFGWWIFPAWGVKGAAWASVISYALAFTVGMIIMYMGGTNIKLRLWSKEKIRYDTMWQILKIGAPAAIGSFSFTTSRAVIMPIIATFGTGVVAAYGVSQHIAALGVMLMVGIGLGLSALIGHNLGAKKFERAKQTATQAIRLATGIMIFLGLLTVIFARYIMGLFFDDPEIIEYGITILYVSALALPFLGAYFMMENIYTGVGDNKPIMIMDSTSAWLMQIPSILICVHLLGMNQNAVWWCMTISNIAITWIFYLYYRRGNWLHVKV, from the coding sequence GGTTTTGGTCTCGGCAATATTTATAGCCTGGTTGATATGTATTGGGTGTCGAGCCTGGGACCGGAAGCTGTCGCGGCGCTGACTATCGCCGGGCCGATGCTGTGGGTAGCTCACTCGGCTAATCATATTGTCGGAGTTGGTTCGGTCGCGATTATTTCAAGACGATACGGCGAGAAAAATGTCGAGCGAACCGAGAGGTCGATTAAAGATACGATTTTATTAAAATGGATCGCGGCTCTGTTTTTTGGTTTTATCGGTTACCTACTAACACCCTGGGCACTGGGTTTATTAGGAGCCGAGGGCGAGGTTCATGAAATCGGGGTTATTTACTCGCGCATTATTTTTATTGGGCTGGGATTTAATTTTGCTACTTATTCAGTGTTTACCTCAATGCGCGGAACGGCCAATCCTAATATCGCCATGGCGCTGATGATATCGCTTTCGGTATTCAATATAATTCTTGATCCGTTTATGATATTCGGTTGGTGGATTTTTCCCGCCTGGGGCGTCAAGGGAGCCGCCTGGGCTTCGGTTATTTCCTATGCGCTGGCTTTTACCGTCGGTATGATAATCATGTACATGGGGGGAACCAATATTAAGCTGAGGTTATGGTCCAAAGAGAAAATTCGATACGATACCATGTGGCAGATATTGAAAATCGGCGCTCCGGCCGCGATCGGATCGTTTTCGTTTACGACTTCGCGAGCGGTAATAATGCCGATAATAGCGACTTTTGGAACAGGAGTGGTGGCGGCTTACGGCGTCAGTCAGCATATCGCCGCTCTGGGAGTCATGCTGATGGTGGGAATCGGATTAGGATTATCGGCTCTGATAGGACATAATCTTGGGGCAAAGAAATTTGAGCGCGCAAAGCAAACGGCTACTCAGGCTATTCGTCTGGCGACCGGCATTATGATATTTTTAGGATTATTGACTGTGATATTCGCGCGGTATATAATGGGATTGTTCTTTGATGACCCGGAAATAATTGAATACGGAATTACAATATTATACGTAAGCGCTTTGGCTTTGCCTTTCCTTGGCGCGTATTTCATGATGGAAAATATTTACACCGGAGTCGGGGATAACAAGCCGATTATGATTATGGATTCTACATCCGCGTGGCTTATGCAAATCCCATCGATTTTGATATGTGTCCATTTACTGGGAATGAATCAAAATGCGGTGTGGTGGTGCATGACTATTTCAAATATCGCAATAACGTGGATATTTTACCTGTATTACCGCCGAGGCAACTGGTTGCATGTGAAGGTATAA